One segment of Coregonus clupeaformis isolate EN_2021a chromosome 38, ASM2061545v1, whole genome shotgun sequence DNA contains the following:
- the si:ch211-286b5.5 gene encoding guanine nucleotide-binding protein G(I)/G(S)/G(O) subunit gamma-5 codes for MSNNNASSNLVIAQRVVKQLRLEASVRRIKVSQAAVDLKNFCLQNAHKDPLLMGVPSSDNPFRPPKSCSLF; via the exons ATGTCAAACAACAACGCCAGCAGCAACTTGGTCATCGCGCAGAGAGTCGTGAAACAGCTGCGGTTGGAAGCCAGTGTCCGGAGGATCAAG GTGTCTCAGGCTGCAGTCGACCTGAAGAACTTCTGTCTGCAGAACGCTCACAAGGACCCTCTCCTGATGGGGGTACCCTCCAGTGACAACCCCTTCAGACCCCCCAAGTCCTGCAGCCTGTTCTGA
- the LOC121534352 gene encoding LOW QUALITY PROTEIN: uncharacterized protein LOC121534352 (The sequence of the model RefSeq protein was modified relative to this genomic sequence to represent the inferred CDS: inserted 2 bases in 1 codon) produces MLNGMMSLGVLLVLLFFKHVTADSSADPCQHYTVLNDGWRATNNNVNVNGYHCDKYVNWQGWYRLFLGNTSVQMPERCVERNMCGTAFPMWLTDPHPQLSDGVVQRGVCGSFAGNCCMLRENPILVKACYGNYYVYKFVHPTACSLAYCADVNTKVCSTCRNDETCMSDNKINWRCERKEQLSPTAPKPTIPLIADPCQHYTVLNDGWRATNNNANVNGEHCDRSINWQGWYRLFLGNTSVQMPERCVERNMCGTAFPMWLTDPHPQLSDGVVQRGVCGSWYGDCCMLRENPXVKACYGNYYVYKFVHPTACSLAYCADVNTKVCSTCRNDETCMSDNKINWRCKRKVTLLSFYSLKEQSSTAIPKPTTTSTTTAVPKTTTTTTTPYLKLPLQQLQYLKPTLQQLEYLKPPPQLQLLKLPQQREYLKPSPQLEYLKLPLQQLGYLKPPLQQLEYLKLSPQLKYLKPPP; encoded by the exons ATGCTGAATGGAATGATGTCACTGGGTGTTCTGCTGGTGCTCCTGTTCTTTAAGCATGTTACTGCAGACAGCTCAG CTGATCCCTGCCAGCACTACACCGTACTGAATGATGGCTGGCGTGCCACCAACAACAATGTCAACGTTAATGGCTACCACTGCGACAAGTATGTCAACTGGCAGGGCTGGTATCGCCTTTTCCTGGGGAACACCAGTGTTCAGATGCCAGAGAGGTGTGTGGAGAGGAACATGTGTGGGACTGCCTTCCCCATGTGGCTCACAGATCCCCATCCCCAGCTGTCAGACGGGGTGGTTCAGAGGGGGGTCTGTGGGAGCTTTGCTGGTAACTGTTGCATGTTAAGAGAAAATCCTATCCTTGTCAAAGCCTGCTATGGAAACTACTATGTCTACAAGTTTGTCCATCCAACAGCGTGCAGCTTGGCCTACTGTGCAG ACGTCAACACCAAGGTGTGTTCTACCTGTAGAAACGATGAGACCTGTATGAGTGACAACAAGATCAACTGGAGGTGTGAGAGGAAAG AGCAACTTTCTCCAACAGCCCCCAAACCCACAATTCCCTTAATAGCTGATCCCTGCCAGCACTACACCGTACTGAATGATGGCTGGCGTGCCACCAACAACAATGCTAACGTTAATGGCGAGCACTGCGACCGGAGCATCAACTGGCAGGGCTGGTATCGCCTTTTCCTGGGGAACACCAGTGTTCAGATGCCAGAGAGGTGTGTGGAGAGGAACATGTGTGGGACTGCCTTCCCCATGTGGCTCACAGATCCCCATCCCCAGCTGTCAGACGGGGTGGTTCAGAGGGGGGTCTGTGGGAGCTGGTATGGTGACTGCTGCATGTTAAGAGAAAATCC TGTCAAAGCCTGCTATGGAAACTACTATGTCTACAAGTTTGTCCATCCAACAGCGTGCAGCTTGGCCTACTGTGCAG ACGTCAACACCAAGGTGTGTTCTACCTGTAGAAACGATGAGACCTGTATGAGTGACAACAAGATCAACTGGAGGTGCAAGAGGAAAG TCACCCTCCTCTCATTTTACTCTCTCAAAGAGCAATCTTCTACAGCTATCCCTAAACCCACAACTACATCTACAACTACAGCTGTACCaaaaaccaccaccaccaccacaactcca TACCTGAAACTACCACTACaacaactccagtacctgaaaccaACACTACAACAACTGGagtacctgaaaccaccaccacaactccagTTACTGAAATTACCACAACAACGCGAGTACCTGAAACCATCACCACAACTCGAGTACCTGAAACTACCACTACAACAACTCGGGTACCTGAAACCACCACTACAACAACTGGAGTACCTGAAACTGTCACCACAACTCAagtacctgaaaccaccaccATAA